The Arvicola amphibius chromosome 5, mArvAmp1.2, whole genome shotgun sequence genome contains the following window.
ATTCCAAACAACGCGGTGCAACCCAGAGCTGACCCAGCCTGTTCTCCATGGTGACTTCATATTTACAGGGAacttttactaaaaatatttttgtttttgcagctAGCAGAAGCCAGGACTCTGGAacactttctgctgcctgtggatcttcTGTACTGACAGTTTACCAGAAAGCTCCAGCCGCACAGTTGCTTCCAGTCTACCACTGTCAGACACTTCCTGCCGCCCATCCTTTCCTCTTGGAGAGGAGTTGCAATAAGGAGTCTCTCACCTCGACTGTTGCAGTTGCCTTTACCATCATGCCGAAGAATAAAGGCAAAGGAGGCAAAAACAGGCGCAgaggtaaaaatgaaaatgaatctgAAAAAAGAGAGTTGGTGTTTAAAGAAGATGGGCAAGAATATGCCCAGGTGATCAAAATGCTGGGAAATGGACGGTTGGAAGCAATGTGTTTCGACGGTGTAAGGAGGCTGTGCCACATCAGAGGAAAGTTGAGAAAAAAGGTTTGGATAAATACCTCAGACATTATATTGATTGGTCTACGAGACTATCAAGATAACAAAGCTGATGTAATCTTAAAGTATAATGCAGATGAAGCAAGAAGTCTGAAGGCGTATGGAGAACTTCCAGAACATGcgaaaatcaatgaaacagacaCATTTGGTCCTGGGGATGATGATGAAATCCAGTTTGATGATATTGGAGATGATGATGAAGACATTGATGATATCTAAGCTAACCTAAGCATGCTACATCCCAAGTTTTCTGAAGATAGTTTTGCATACTTGGGATCTTGACCTTCAGCTGTTAAGTAAAACTTCTTTTAGCATGAGTATGACTTGTTAAAGCAGattgatgtatttttattttttaaagtattatatttctttgaaaacCAAAGATGTTATCGTAAGTGACATGTTAACCCTTTGTTCTTATCTATGTAACTGAACTTAGGGGTAGAGCAGTGTGCACTGTTGAGATTGCCTTTCCATTTGTGATGCTTCATTGTGTCAGCAGTTCTGCCTGTTGAGCATCCTGGGCTGAATATACCCCAGTTCCAGCACATCTGCTTCAGGCCCTTCCTTATGCCTTGAGACTTGAGTCAGATTTCCACATTTTAGTCAGAATGCAGCTGTTTTTGTACTTATGGAGCCATGCCATTTTATACTTTTCATGTTCTGTACATTTTAGCCTTTATGTTGTTGCCACCCATAAATAGGCATTTCGCAGTACAGTTTTTAAATTACATCAGTAGcaattttgagttttaaaaattagccaTTGCAGAAATTAAACACTTAGGTGATAATCATCTTGAGTTTAGAAATACAGTAGTTGACAatgtttatatgtaatttttactttCCTAAGGCATATGcaagaattgaaaataaaaagtgaaataaatatgttCTGATACTTGCATAGAGAAGGTGGTTGTTAATagcacataaaacatttttactttgCAAAGTAGGTTGTGTAAAAAGTCATTTCCAAAAAGTTAGCTACTGTATGGAGGCTTTGAATAATTTCATTGCTGTGTATGGATTAAAGTTAGTTACATAATTGTATAAACACAGTCTTCCTGAACCTCAGCGTGGGTTAAGGGAGAGGAGCCACAGCTTAATGCAGAGGCAGTCCCTGTTTCCTGaactgcagagtccagaagagaggcCCAGTGAAATGTGGGCATGAAAacactttttacttttaatatgtTCATTATCTCTCTGgtatgtaacaaaaataaatgactggATGATTTTTAGTTCATCATGTGAGaggctttttctttaaattagacTCTGGTGCTTAAGATGAGCTTACTGTTCGCTCATTGAAGTGATGCTGGTGTAGGTGGTCCGCAGTTTGACCCGTGCTGCGTGGGAAGTGAGTGTAAACCTTGCCGGTCAACCTTCGGGTGCCTTCTCCCTAAAGAGTATTGCTTTCTCAGGCTTTGTTCCAGGCACCTTTAAATGGTGACTGGACATGAAAATAATAGtattcacctttttcttttttcccaattAGCCCATAATAATGTAGCTTAAGAAAATTCCccagtcagaaagaaagaaaagcaaattcaaTTTTCCTGGTCATTGATGACTggatctctttattttcttttaatttatttattaaaaatttccacctcctcccatttccctcgcactgccctccactccctccccccccttcctctcctgttcaaagagcagtcagggtttcctgccctgcgggaagtccacagtccaacccactccatccaggtctaggaaggtgagcatccaaacagactagtctcccacaaggccagtccatgcagtagaatcaaaacccagtgccattgtccttggcttctcattgtcagccacattcagagagtccggtttgatcacatgctccatcagtcccgatccagctggccttggtggactcccattgtctcagtgggtagacacacccctcgcggtcctgacttccttgctcatgttctcccttctcaTGGGTGGATCTCTTT
Protein-coding sequences here:
- the LOC119815106 gene encoding eukaryotic translation initiation factor 1A; translated protein: MPKNKGKGGKNRRRGKNENESEKRELVFKEDGQEYAQVIKMLGNGRLEAMCFDGVRRLCHIRGKLRKKVWINTSDIILIGLRDYQDNKADVILKYNADEARSLKAYGELPEHAKINETDTFGPGDDDEIQFDDIGDDDEDIDDI